A window of Tautonia plasticadhaerens contains these coding sequences:
- a CDS encoding aldehyde dehydrogenase family protein: MATATEARPSTRRSFQTKLLIDGRWRDSLSGKTFETINPATEEVIAQVAEADAADVDLAVKAARKAFDAGPWRSMDARDRGRLIAKLADLIERDIDRLAELETLDNGKPLSEARNGDLPLVVDCLRYYSGWADKIHGKTIPIRGNFFSYSKPEPVGVAGQIIPWNFPMLMVAWKWGPALAAGCTVVMKPAEQTPLTCLAMGELALEAGFPEGVINLVPGYGPGAGSALVDHPGVDKVAFTGSTEVGKLIMKNASNTLKRVTLELGGKSPNIVFADADLEKAVDGAMLGLYLNQGQCCCAGSRLFVQESVYDQMVDRMAEKSSSRVLGDPFAEGTEQGPQVDREQFEKILGYIEKGKQQGARCVTGGERFGDKGYYIKPTVFADVKDDMAIATDEIFGPVMQVLKFRDIDEVVTRANTTDYGLAAAVWTRDIGKAHAIAARVRAGTVWVNCYDVFDAAAPFGGFKASGIGRELGEKALDNYLEHKTVTIALD; encoded by the coding sequence ATGGCCACGGCGACCGAGGCCCGACCCTCGACCAGGCGCTCGTTCCAGACCAAGCTGCTCATCGACGGACGGTGGCGCGACAGCCTCAGCGGCAAGACCTTCGAGACGATCAACCCGGCGACCGAGGAGGTCATCGCCCAGGTCGCCGAGGCCGACGCCGCCGACGTCGACCTCGCCGTCAAGGCCGCCCGCAAGGCCTTCGACGCCGGCCCCTGGCGGTCGATGGACGCCCGGGACCGGGGCCGCCTGATCGCCAAGCTCGCCGACCTGATCGAGCGCGACATCGACCGGCTCGCCGAGCTGGAGACCCTGGACAACGGCAAGCCCCTGAGCGAGGCCCGCAACGGCGACCTCCCCCTGGTCGTCGACTGCCTGCGGTATTACTCCGGCTGGGCCGACAAGATCCACGGCAAGACCATCCCCATCCGGGGCAACTTCTTCAGCTACAGCAAGCCGGAGCCGGTCGGCGTCGCCGGGCAGATCATCCCCTGGAACTTCCCGATGCTGATGGTCGCCTGGAAGTGGGGCCCCGCCCTCGCCGCCGGCTGCACCGTCGTCATGAAGCCCGCCGAGCAGACCCCGCTCACCTGCCTGGCGATGGGGGAACTCGCCCTCGAGGCCGGGTTCCCCGAGGGGGTCATCAACCTCGTCCCCGGATACGGGCCGGGGGCCGGGTCGGCCCTGGTCGACCACCCGGGGGTCGACAAGGTGGCCTTCACCGGCTCGACCGAGGTCGGCAAGCTGATCATGAAGAACGCCTCCAACACCCTGAAGCGGGTGACGCTGGAGCTGGGGGGCAAGAGCCCCAACATCGTCTTCGCCGACGCCGACCTGGAGAAGGCGGTCGATGGCGCCATGCTCGGCCTGTACCTGAACCAGGGCCAGTGCTGCTGCGCCGGCAGCCGGCTGTTCGTGCAGGAGTCGGTCTACGACCAGATGGTCGACCGGATGGCCGAGAAGAGCAGCAGCCGGGTCCTGGGCGACCCGTTCGCCGAGGGGACCGAGCAGGGCCCGCAGGTCGACCGCGAGCAGTTCGAGAAGATCCTCGGCTACATCGAGAAGGGCAAGCAGCAGGGGGCCCGCTGCGTGACCGGCGGCGAGCGGTTCGGCGACAAGGGCTACTACATCAAGCCCACCGTCTTCGCCGACGTGAAGGACGACATGGCGATCGCCACCGACGAGATCTTCGGGCCCGTCATGCAGGTCCTCAAGTTCAGGGACATCGACGAGGTCGTCACCCGGGCCAACACCACCGACTACGGCCTCGCCGCCGCCGTCTGGACCCGGGACATCGGCAAGGCCCACGCCATCGCCGCGAGGGTCCGGGCCGGGACGGTCTGGGTCAACTGCTACGACGTCTTCGACGCCGCCGCCCCCTTCGGCGGCTTCAAGGCCAGCGGCATCGGCCGGGAGCTGGGAGAGAAGGCCCTCGATAACTACCTGGAGCACAAGACCGTGACCATCGCGCTCGACTGA
- a CDS encoding pyridoxal-phosphate-dependent aminotransferase family protein, translating to MRKPRLMAPGPAPVPEEVLLEMAKPVIHSRDPRTKQGIKEAVEGLQEILKTKSDVAILAATGTGAMEAAAIHAVPPGKKALVLNAGWFGLRWLKICQAHGIEAETIDFEWGQPVDPDRVSQALKGRDDIAVVMGTLSETSTGTGHPIEAIGKVVAETDALFAVDGISGVGAMECRADDWKIDFLCIGSQKALMLPPGLAFVTVSPKAWAVIDSFEPKAFYFGLKAARKKLADWDTPYTPAHTLIFGLNKSLSMIKAEGIERVWARHKTMSEACQAGIKALGLELFSARPAEGLTAFYVPEGLKDSDVRKKLDDRFGITIVGGQDKVKGKILRMGHMGYNDEVDVVGALAALEMVLAELGHEFEPGAGVTAAQRVLIGQGSPVGAS from the coding sequence ATGCGCAAGCCGCGTCTGATGGCCCCCGGTCCCGCCCCCGTGCCGGAGGAAGTCCTGCTGGAGATGGCCAAGCCGGTCATCCACTCGCGAGATCCGCGCACCAAGCAGGGGATCAAGGAGGCCGTCGAGGGGCTCCAGGAGATCCTCAAGACGAAGTCCGACGTGGCCATCCTCGCCGCCACCGGCACCGGGGCGATGGAGGCCGCGGCCATCCACGCCGTCCCGCCGGGCAAGAAGGCGCTGGTGCTCAACGCCGGCTGGTTCGGCCTGCGATGGCTCAAGATCTGCCAGGCCCACGGCATCGAGGCCGAGACGATCGACTTCGAGTGGGGCCAGCCGGTCGACCCCGACCGCGTCTCCCAGGCGCTGAAGGGCCGGGACGACATCGCCGTCGTCATGGGCACCCTGAGCGAGACCTCCACCGGCACCGGCCACCCGATCGAGGCGATCGGCAAGGTGGTGGCCGAGACCGACGCCCTGTTCGCCGTCGACGGCATCTCCGGGGTCGGCGCGATGGAGTGCCGGGCCGACGACTGGAAGATCGACTTCCTCTGCATCGGCTCGCAGAAGGCCCTGATGTTGCCGCCGGGCCTGGCCTTCGTCACCGTCAGCCCGAAGGCCTGGGCGGTCATCGACTCCTTCGAGCCGAAGGCCTTCTACTTCGGCCTGAAGGCCGCCCGCAAGAAGCTGGCCGACTGGGACACCCCCTATACCCCCGCCCACACCCTGATCTTCGGCCTGAACAAGTCGCTGTCGATGATTAAGGCCGAGGGGATCGAGCGGGTCTGGGCCCGCCACAAGACCATGAGCGAGGCCTGCCAGGCGGGCATCAAGGCCCTGGGCCTGGAACTCTTCAGCGCCCGACCGGCCGAGGGCCTCACGGCCTTTTACGTCCCCGAGGGGCTGAAGGACTCCGACGTCCGCAAGAAGCTCGACGACCGCTTCGGCATCACCATCGTCGGCGGCCAGGACAAGGTGAAGGGCAAGATCCTCCGGATGGGCCACATGGGCTACAATGACGAGGTCGACGTCGTCGGGGCCCTCGCCGCCCTGGAGATGGTCCTCGCCGAACTCGGCCACGAGTTCGAGCCCGGCGCCGGCGTCACCGCCGCCCAGCGGGTGCTGATCGGCCAGGGCAGCCCGGTCGGCGCGTCCTGA
- the serA gene encoding phosphoglycerate dehydrogenase, with amino-acid sequence MPHRVLVTDKVSEEGLALLKAEPDFEVIVRTELAKDVPGLKAALREADALVVRSGTQVTAEILEGQTRLKAIARAGVGVDNIDVPAATKNGIVVMNTPGGNTVSTAEHTMALMLALSRNVPQADASLKAGRWDRNKLTGRQLEGKTLGIIGMGRVGQAVAQRALGFEMRVLGFDPFLSAERATELGIESIPHLHQLWGQCDYITLHTPLTADTKDLINAETIAQMRPGVRIINCARGGLIDPAALREAIDSGHVAGAAVDVFEPEPPPADHPLVGHPKVVVTPHLGASTEEAQVAVAEEAARLLVDFLARGQVRFAVNMATLNRAELDDLRQYLDLARRLGMLHAQMDRGIIKSATLRYRGEVAGKNTRLITAAFAAGWMETALGGQVNLVNAEAGLKERGITLTEEKSTDPGDFSSMIQAEVETDRKGYVASGTLFGREFLRLVRLGPYRLDAHLDGNLLIFTHNDRPGLIGALGTEFGKRGVNIAQMNVGRETQGGEAIGVVNLDAVPDEEALKAVSDHPDVISVSFIKLPAHGELPSWLQL; translated from the coding sequence GTGCCCCATCGAGTGCTGGTGACCGACAAGGTGTCCGAGGAAGGCCTCGCCCTGCTGAAGGCCGAGCCCGACTTCGAGGTGATCGTCCGGACCGAGCTGGCCAAGGACGTGCCCGGCCTGAAGGCCGCGCTGCGGGAGGCCGACGCCCTGGTCGTCCGCTCCGGGACGCAGGTGACGGCCGAGATCCTGGAAGGCCAGACCCGCCTGAAGGCGATCGCCCGGGCCGGGGTGGGCGTCGACAACATCGACGTGCCGGCGGCGACGAAGAACGGCATCGTCGTGATGAACACGCCGGGGGGGAACACCGTCTCCACGGCCGAGCACACCATGGCCCTGATGCTCGCCCTCTCCCGGAACGTCCCCCAGGCCGACGCCAGCCTGAAGGCCGGCCGCTGGGATCGCAACAAGCTGACCGGCCGCCAGCTCGAGGGCAAGACCCTGGGGATCATCGGCATGGGCCGGGTCGGCCAGGCCGTGGCGCAGCGTGCGCTCGGTTTCGAGATGCGGGTGCTGGGCTTCGACCCCTTCCTCTCGGCCGAGCGGGCCACGGAGCTGGGCATCGAGAGCATCCCGCACCTGCACCAGCTCTGGGGCCAGTGCGACTACATCACCCTGCACACCCCGCTGACGGCCGACACCAAGGACCTCATCAACGCCGAGACGATCGCGCAGATGCGCCCCGGCGTCCGGATCATCAACTGCGCCCGGGGGGGCCTGATCGACCCGGCCGCGCTGCGGGAGGCGATCGACTCCGGGCACGTCGCCGGCGCCGCCGTCGACGTCTTCGAGCCCGAGCCGCCGCCGGCCGACCACCCGCTGGTCGGCCACCCGAAGGTGGTCGTCACCCCGCACCTCGGCGCCTCGACCGAGGAGGCCCAGGTGGCGGTGGCCGAGGAGGCCGCCCGGCTGCTGGTCGACTTCCTCGCCCGGGGCCAGGTCCGCTTCGCCGTGAACATGGCCACGCTCAACCGCGCCGAGCTGGACGACCTCCGCCAGTACCTCGACCTGGCCCGACGCCTGGGGATGCTCCACGCCCAGATGGACCGGGGGATCATCAAGTCGGCGACCCTCCGCTACCGGGGAGAGGTGGCCGGCAAGAACACCCGGCTGATCACCGCCGCCTTCGCCGCCGGCTGGATGGAGACGGCCCTCGGCGGCCAGGTCAACCTCGTCAACGCCGAGGCCGGGCTCAAGGAGCGCGGCATCACGCTGACGGAGGAGAAGTCGACCGACCCGGGCGACTTCTCGTCGATGATCCAGGCCGAGGTCGAGACCGACCGCAAGGGCTACGTCGCCTCCGGCACCCTCTTCGGCCGGGAGTTCCTCCGGCTGGTCCGCCTCGGGCCGTACCGGCTGGACGCCCACCTGGACGGCAACCTGCTGATCTTCACCCACAACGACCGCCCCGGCCTGATCGGCGCCCTGGGCACCGAGTTCGGCAAGCGGGGGGTGAACATCGCCCAGATGAACGTCGGCCGGGAGACGCAGGGGGGCGAGGCGATCGGCGTGGTCAACCTCGACGCCGTCCCCGACGAGGAGGCGCTGAAGGCCGTCTCCGACCACCCCGACGTGATCAGCGTCAGCTTCATCAAGCTGCCCGCCCACGGCGAGCTGCCGAGCTGGCTCCAGCTCTGA
- a CDS encoding FAD-dependent oxidoreductase, producing MPNASGSTTSTWMETADLPTFGPLDGDARVDICVVGAGIAGLTVAYELSRRGKSVLVLDDNPIGGGESGRTTGHLSDMLDEGFHLLEFLQGAEGARLAFESHRAAINRIEEICRDEEIDCDFDRVDGYLFAAEGQSPDDLEKELEACHRVGKSDVSPVDRAPMPGVDTGKALKHPGQGQFHVLKYLAGLAAAIGRRGCRICTGTRVSKIEGGSPCRVETDGGPTVEAGSVVVATNSPISDWLAIHTKQYPYRTYVVSLEVPAGAIPTAQFSDTADPYHYARIHPVRNREGKADHDLLIVGGEDHRVGEADDFDARFGRLEAWARERFPEAGEVEHRWSGQVLEPADGLAFIGEDPSGKENVFISTGDSGHGLTHGTIAGMLIPDLILGVDNPWAKLYDPSRKSLRSLRTFAGENLNVAAQYADWLTGGEVASANEIAPGSGAVVREGLKKVAVYRDESGTLHRRSAVCTHLQGIVRWNDLEKSWDCPCHGARYDPKGRVINGPAPMGLAEAE from the coding sequence ATGCCCAATGCCTCCGGGAGCACCACCTCGACCTGGATGGAGACCGCCGACCTGCCGACCTTCGGGCCACTGGACGGGGATGCCCGGGTCGACATCTGCGTCGTCGGCGCCGGGATCGCCGGCCTGACGGTCGCGTATGAGCTGTCCCGACGCGGCAAGTCCGTCCTCGTGCTGGACGACAACCCAATCGGCGGCGGCGAGTCGGGCCGGACCACCGGGCACCTGTCCGACATGCTCGACGAGGGGTTCCACCTGCTGGAATTCCTCCAGGGGGCCGAGGGGGCCCGCCTCGCCTTCGAGAGCCACCGGGCCGCCATCAACCGCATCGAGGAGATCTGCCGGGACGAGGAGATCGACTGCGACTTCGATCGGGTCGACGGCTACCTCTTCGCCGCCGAGGGCCAGTCTCCGGACGACCTGGAGAAGGAGCTGGAGGCCTGCCACCGGGTCGGCAAGTCGGACGTCTCCCCCGTCGACCGCGCCCCGATGCCCGGCGTCGATACCGGGAAGGCCCTGAAGCACCCCGGCCAGGGCCAGTTCCACGTCCTCAAGTACCTGGCCGGGCTGGCCGCGGCGATCGGCCGCCGGGGGTGCCGGATCTGCACCGGCACCCGGGTGAGCAAGATCGAGGGCGGTTCCCCCTGCCGGGTGGAGACGGACGGCGGCCCGACGGTCGAGGCCGGGTCGGTGGTCGTCGCCACCAACTCGCCGATCAGCGACTGGCTGGCGATCCACACCAAGCAATATCCCTACCGGACCTACGTCGTCTCCCTGGAGGTGCCGGCCGGGGCGATCCCGACCGCCCAGTTCTCGGACACGGCCGACCCCTACCACTACGCCCGGATCCACCCCGTCCGGAATCGGGAGGGGAAGGCCGATCACGACCTCCTGATCGTCGGCGGCGAGGACCATCGGGTCGGCGAGGCCGACGACTTCGACGCCCGGTTCGGCCGCCTCGAAGCCTGGGCCCGGGAGCGGTTCCCCGAGGCCGGCGAGGTCGAGCACCGCTGGTCCGGCCAGGTCCTCGAACCGGCCGACGGCCTCGCCTTCATCGGCGAGGACCCGTCCGGCAAGGAGAACGTCTTCATCAGCACCGGGGACTCCGGCCACGGCCTGACCCACGGCACGATCGCCGGGATGCTGATCCCCGACCTGATCCTCGGCGTCGACAACCCCTGGGCGAAGCTCTACGACCCCTCCCGCAAGTCGCTCCGCTCCCTCCGGACCTTCGCCGGCGAGAACCTGAACGTAGCCGCCCAGTACGCCGACTGGCTGACCGGGGGCGAGGTGGCCTCGGCCAACGAGATCGCCCCCGGTTCCGGCGCCGTCGTCCGGGAGGGCCTGAAGAAGGTGGCCGTCTACCGGGACGAGTCGGGCACCCTGCACCGGAGGTCGGCCGTCTGCACGCACCTGCAGGGGATCGTCCGCTGGAACGACCTGGAGAAGTCGTGGGACTGCCCCTGCCACGGCGCCCGGTACGACCCCAAGGGCCGGGTCATCAACGGCCCGGCGCCGATGGGCCTGGCCGAGGCCGAGTGA
- a CDS encoding AI-2E family transporter: MPRPNAEAPSKPRQAHPDRDSWARTVSLVVIATVVVLAASTQMTGLIIPLILALVLAIALHPVASWIERRGLGRGASSIACTAIVTLILLTAAGLVAAQAGRVVRDSDRYFDQFSRLASKVTGPLRGSPFFGAVTEPEVMTGSEGGEQEGGSAPGREPGGEAEAGAGAGADSSQRTEASDSDGSSTPGITSQEYWAEKVRENAGSIGQWVMRSVGGVLGVLGQVVVFLFLILYILYSRGEWSARIVRAGNALGMELKDEDLERMGRTISSWVGCVLMVATGYAVTIALVSWAVGLPQWALWGLMTGLLVLVPYFGAVIAGGMLVFVAAITSQALWPPLVMLGVYVLLQTLESYIILPMLYGEAISIDPLAVLVGVLFFGFLWGPLGFVTALPMMVLIRGFVEVTPGSAPIGALFGGNGRES, from the coding sequence ATGCCCCGCCCCAACGCCGAGGCCCCGTCGAAGCCGAGGCAGGCCCACCCCGACCGGGACTCCTGGGCGCGGACGGTGTCGCTGGTCGTCATCGCCACCGTGGTCGTGCTGGCCGCCAGCACCCAGATGACCGGGCTGATCATCCCGCTGATCCTCGCCCTGGTGCTCGCCATCGCCCTGCACCCGGTCGCCTCCTGGATCGAGCGCCGGGGGCTGGGCCGGGGCGCCTCGAGCATCGCCTGCACGGCGATCGTGACGCTGATCCTGCTGACCGCCGCCGGGCTCGTCGCCGCGCAGGCCGGCCGGGTGGTCCGGGACTCCGACCGCTACTTCGACCAGTTCAGCCGGCTCGCCTCGAAGGTCACCGGGCCGCTCCGAGGGTCCCCATTCTTCGGCGCGGTCACGGAGCCGGAGGTCATGACCGGCTCGGAGGGCGGCGAGCAGGAGGGCGGATCGGCCCCGGGGCGAGAGCCCGGCGGGGAGGCCGAGGCCGGGGCCGGGGCCGGGGCCGACTCCTCCCAGCGAACGGAGGCCTCCGACTCCGACGGGTCGTCCACCCCGGGGATCACCTCGCAGGAATACTGGGCGGAGAAGGTCCGGGAGAATGCCGGGTCGATCGGCCAGTGGGTGATGCGGAGCGTCGGCGGCGTGCTCGGCGTGCTCGGGCAGGTGGTGGTGTTCCTGTTCCTGATCCTCTACATCCTCTACAGCCGGGGGGAGTGGTCGGCCCGGATCGTCCGGGCGGGCAACGCGCTGGGCATGGAGCTGAAGGACGAGGACCTCGAACGGATGGGCCGGACCATCAGCAGCTGGGTCGGCTGCGTGCTGATGGTCGCGACCGGGTACGCCGTGACGATCGCCCTGGTGAGCTGGGCGGTCGGCCTCCCCCAGTGGGCGCTCTGGGGCTTGATGACGGGCCTGCTGGTCCTCGTCCCGTACTTCGGGGCCGTGATCGCCGGGGGGATGCTGGTCTTCGTGGCCGCGATCACCAGCCAGGCCCTCTGGCCCCCGCTGGTGATGCTGGGGGTCTACGTGCTGCTGCAGACCCTGGAGAGCTACATCATCCTGCCCATGCTCTACGGCGAGGCGATCTCCATCGACCCGCTGGCCGTGCTGGTGGGCGTCCTCTTCTTCGGGTTCCTCTGGGGGCCGCTCGGGTTCGTCACGGCCTTGCCGATGATGGTCCTGATCCGGGGGTTCGTCGAGGTCACGCCCGGCTCCGCGCCGATCGGGGCGTTGTTCGGCGGGAACGGGCGGGAGTCGTAG